A portion of the Spirochaetota bacterium genome contains these proteins:
- the gmk gene encoding guanylate kinase, whose amino-acid sequence MFSVIISAPSGAGKTTLIEKLLIQNPIFEFAISTTTRVKRAGEAEGKNYYYVSYSEFMQMVDRGEFLEWAKVHDNYYGTTKKEVDRIKANSKIPIFDVDVQGARSLRNKLQNVISVFIIPPSIKELERRLRRRSTETDHQITVRLNNAIGELREYVNYDYIVVNDDLQKALDELNAILKTIILKREYMDATVKRLMEDVHDYTIR is encoded by the coding sequence ATGTTTTCAGTAATTATCTCAGCGCCATCAGGTGCAGGAAAAACAACACTAATTGAAAAGCTATTGATTCAAAATCCTATTTTTGAGTTTGCAATTTCCACTACTACCCGGGTTAAGCGGGCAGGAGAGGCTGAAGGAAAAAATTATTATTATGTAAGTTATAGTGAATTTATGCAGATGGTGGACAGGGGTGAATTTCTGGAATGGGCCAAGGTTCATGATAATTATTATGGTACAACTAAAAAAGAGGTTGACAGAATTAAAGCAAATTCAAAAATACCTATTTTTGATGTGGATGTTCAGGGTGCCAGAAGCTTACGTAATAAATTACAAAATGTTATATCAGTATTTATTATTCCACCATCTATAAAAGAACTGGAAAGAAGGTTGAGGCGCCGTTCAACAGAGACAGATCATCAAATAACGGTGAGATTAAATAATGCAATTGGTGAACTGCGGGAATATGTAAATTATGATTATATAGTTGTTAATGATGATTTGCAAAAAGCCCTGGATGAACTCAACGCTATATTAAAGACAATTATACTTAAACGTGAATATATGGATGCTACAGTTAAACGATTAATGGAGGATGTACATGATTATACCATTAGATAA